A window from Solanum stenotomum isolate F172 chromosome 7, ASM1918654v1, whole genome shotgun sequence encodes these proteins:
- the LOC125871210 gene encoding probable WRKY transcription factor 26, whose translation MASSGGNMNTFMNSFNSFSSSQFMTSSFSDLLSDNNDNINNNNNKNWGFSDDRIKSFPMINSSSSPASPSSYLAFPHSLSPSMLLDSPVLFNNSNTLSSPTTGSFGNLNSKEGNSRSSEFSFQSRPATSSSIFQSSAPRNSLEDLMTRQQQTTEFSTTKTGVKSEVAPIQSFSQENMPNNPPAPVHYCQPSQYVREQKAEDGYNWRKYGQKQVKGSENPRSYYKCTFPNCPTKKKVERNLDGHITEIVYKGSHNHPKPQSTRRSSSQSIQNLAYSNLDVTNQPNSFHENGQRDSFAVTDNSSASFGDEDVDQGSPISKSGENDENEPEAKRWKGDNENEVISSASRTVREPRIVVQTTSDIDILDDGYRWRKYGQKVVKGNPNPRSYYKCTFTGCPVRKHVERASHDLRAVITTYEGKHNHDVPAARGSGSYAMNRPPTGSNNNNMPVVPRPTVLANHSNQGMNFNNTFFNTTQIQPPITLQMLQSSGSSSYSEFGNSSGSYMNQMQHTNNSKPISKEEPKDDLFFSSFLN comes from the exons ATGGCTTCTTCAGGTGGAAATATGAACACTTTCATGAATTCATTtaactcattttcttcttctcaatTCATGACTTCTTCGTTTAGCGATCTTCTTTctgataataatgataatattaataataataacaataagaatTGGGGATTTAGCGATGACAGAATTAAGTCATTTCCAATGATTAACTCATCTTCATCACCGGCTTCGCCTTCTTCTTATCTTGCTTTTCCCCATTCTTTAAGTCCATCTATGCTTTTGGACTCCCCTGTTTTGTTCAACAATTCAAAT ACTCTTTCATCACCAACTACTGGGAGTTTTGGTAATTTGAATTCTAAAGAGGGGAATTCAAGGAGTTCTGAATTTTCTTTCCAAAGTAGGCCTGCTACTTCATCGTCAATCTTTCAATCTTCTGCTCCAAGAAACTCATTG GAAGACTTAATGACAAGGCAACAACAGACAACTGAATTCTCCACAACAAAAACTGGAGTGAAATCAGAAGTGGCTCCAATTCAAAGCTTTTCTCAAGAGAACATGCCGAATAATCCTCCTGCTCCGGTGCATTACTGTCAACCATCGCAATATGTTAGAGAACAGAAGGCGGAAGATGGATATAATtggaggaaatatggacaaaagCAAGTGAAAGGAAGTGAGAATCCGCGAAGTTATTACAAGTGTACATTTCCCAATTGTCCTACAAAGAAGAAGGTTGAAAGGAACTTGGATGGACACATTACTGAGATAGTTTATAAGGGGAGCCATAATCATCCAAAACCTCAATCCACTAGAAGATCATCTTCACAATCGATTCAAAACCTTGCTTACTCTAACTTGGATGTAACAAATCAGCCAAACTCGTTTCATGAAAATGGTCAAAGGGACTCCTTTGCTGTCACAGACAATTCTTCAGCTTCTTTTGGAGATGAAGATGTTGATCAAGGCTCTCCTATCAGTAAGTCAggagaaaatgatgaaaatgaacCCGAGGCAAAGAGATG GAAGGGTGACAATGAAAATGAGGTTATATCATCTGCAAGTAGAACAGTACGTGAACCTAGAATCGTAGTTCAAACCACAAGCGACATTGATATTCTTGATGATGGTTATAGATGGAGAAAATATGGACAAAAAGTTGTCAAAGGAAATCCGAACCCAAG GAGTTACTACAAGTGCACATTTACTGGATGTCCGGTTAGGAAGCATGTGGAACGAGCATCTCATGATCTAAGAGCAGTTATCACAACTTATGAAGGAAAACACAACCATGATGTTCCTGCAGCACGTGGTAGTGGTAGCTATGCAATGAATAGACCTCCAACTggaagcaacaacaacaacatgccagTAGTTCCAAGGCCTACAGTGTTGGCTAATCATTCTAATCAGGGAATGAATTTTAACAACACATTTTTTAACACAACGCAGATCCAACCACCAATCACCCTGCAGATGCTACAGAGCTCTGGAAGTTCAAGTTATTCAGAATTTGGTAACTCATCGGGATCTTACATGAATCAAATGCAGCACACGAACAATTCCAAGCCGATAAGCAAAGAAGAACCTAAAGATGATTTATTCTTCAGCTCTTTCCTTAACTGA
- the LOC125871211 gene encoding CASP-like protein 4B1: protein MSDPNNYKATGVQTPTAPPCSVDTESQTPATGGTQTQTQNPPVAGTGMGQFIERWKREDMLKKGCFGLRCIALLFSLFAFIIMASNKHGDWRDFDKYDEYRYLLAIAILSTLYTILLVLIQVYQLSTNKEIFSLKNSAFLDFFGDQLMAYLLLSAASSAVPLTNRMRENNDNIFTDSSASAIGMEFVAFLAMAVSAIVSGYKLSKQTYI, encoded by the exons ATGTCAGATCCAAACAATTACAAGGCAACAGGTGTACAAACACCAACGGCACCTCCATGCTCTGTAGACACGGAGAGCCAGACTCCAGCGACCGGAGGCACACAGACACAGACACAGAATCCTCCGGTGGCTGGCACTGGGATGGGACAATTCATCGAGAGATGGAAGAGAGAAGATATGCTGAAGAAGGGTTGTTTCGGCTTACGCTGTATTGCTTTGCTTTTCTCATTGTTTGCTTTCATAATCATGGCTAGTAATAAGCATGGTGATTGGAGAGATTTTGATAAATATGATGAATATAG GTATTTGCTAGCTATAGCAATTCTATCTACATTGTATACAATATTGCTAGTGCTGATTCAAGTTTACCAACTTTCAACTAACAAGGAAATATTTTCGCTGAAGAATTCAGCTTTTCTCGATTTTTTTGGTGATCAG TTGATGGCATACTTGTTACTATCAGCTGCTTCATCTGCTGTCCCGCTGACAAACAGAATGAGAGAAAATAATGACAACATATTCACAGATTCTTCAGCATCAGCAATCGGCATGGAGTTTGTGGCATTTCTAGCTATGGCAGTGTCAGCTATCGTTTCTGGATATAAACTTTCGAAACAaacctacatttga